Within the Spirochaetaceae bacterium genome, the region GGCCCAGCAAGCTGGCGGCATTACTTTGAATAACCTCTGTTAAATGGGTAGCCAAAATGCTGGGGCTATCTACCACTGTGTAACCGTAACGTTCGGCTTTATCGCGGTATTCATCGGTTATCCATAAGGCATCAATGCCAAAAGCCGGGTCTTTGGTAGGGTCGCCGGGTACCACATCAATCACCCCGCCGGTATTCATAGCTAAATATTGGTCCAGTCTAAGCTTACCTCTGCCAACCTCACTGCCTTTTATTTTAATACGATACTCATGGCTCTCCAGCCGCATATTATCGGTAATACGTATCGGGCTGGCCACAAGGCCTAAATCCATCGCCGCCTCGCGCCGGATACGCGTGATACGCTCCAGCAGTTCGGCGCCTTGTTCTTTATCTACCAGCGGGATTAAACTATACCCAAGCTCGAGGCTTAAAGTATCCAAAGGTACTACAGGGGCCATCTCGGGATTACGTTCTTCCAGCTCGCCGCGCGCTACATCGTTTTCGTGCTCTTTGCCGGCACGCCATTCACGGCGGCTTAAAATATAAGCTATATATAAAGACAACCCAGCCAATAACAACATAACGATGGTAGGAAAGCCCGGAATAAAAGCCATTAACAATAAAAAGAAACCGGCAATTAAGTAAATACGCGCTTGGGTAGAAAACTGCTTGGTAGCTTCTTCGTCAAAGCTGGCTTCGCTGGTGCTGCGGGTTACGAGCAGGCCGGTGGCCACACTAATAAACAACATAGGCAGCTGCGTTACCAGCCCATCACCCACCGTTAAACGGGTGTAAATACCAAAGGCATTGGCCAGCGCCTCACCCCTAATACCGGCGCCAATAATCAGGCCGCCAATAATATTAACAATAGTAGTTAAGATACTGGCCTTAACACTGCCCGAAATAAATTTGCCGGCACCGTCCATTGCACTGTAAAAGTCCATACTCTTTTGCAGGTCTTTTTTCTTTTGGTTCATCTCGGCTTCGCTGATAGCGCCCTGATTAAACTCGTTATCAATGGCCATCTGCTTCATTTGCATACTATCTAAGGCAAAACGGGCCGCCACTTCGGTTACCCTAGTGGCGCCTTTGGTAATAACCATTACCTGCACCACAATAATAATAATAAAAATGATAAGGCCAATCACCAGCCCCTCTGTGCCGCGGCTGCCGATAACAAAGTTACCAAAAGCAATAATAAGCTGGCCGTCAAAAGCCGGGCCGCGCTCCAGTATCATTTTGGTACTGGCCACACTTAAAGCCAAATTAAAAACGGTGCTAACCAGCAAAACCGTTGGAAAGACGGAAAATTCTACCGGACTTTTAACCGACAAAGCGATGAGCAAAGTTAAAAGCGACATCATTAACCCAAGCGTCATGAGTAAATCCAGCATAAAGCCGGGCAGCGGCACAAGCAATAATAAGATAGTACCTACGGCCAAAATGGCCATAGCAAAGTAGCTGGGCGTTTTGCCAAAGGCAAGGCGGATAATTTCGCGCGGGTTAGTTTGTAATGTGGCCATATATATTGATGAATACCCTGTGTGTACTATACAGCAAAGTTAAATAAATTTAAAGTGTCTGCTAGCGGTTTTTTAAAAAAGTATTATCCTTATTTTCGGCAGATTGGGGAAGATGGTTGAATACCGGCTAATACAAGCAATAAACCCGCGAATTAAGCGGGTTA harbors:
- a CDS encoding flagellar biosynthesis protein FlhA, with the translated sequence MATLQTNPREIIRLAFGKTPSYFAMAILAVGTILLLLVPLPGFMLDLLMTLGLMMSLLTLLIALSVKSPVEFSVFPTVLLVSTVFNLALSVASTKMILERGPAFDGQLIIAFGNFVIGSRGTEGLVIGLIIFIIIIVVQVMVITKGATRVTEVAARFALDSMQMKQMAIDNEFNQGAISEAEMNQKKKDLQKSMDFYSAMDGAGKFISGSVKASILTTIVNIIGGLIIGAGIRGEALANAFGIYTRLTVGDGLVTQLPMLFISVATGLLVTRSTSEASFDEEATKQFSTQARIYLIAGFFLLLMAFIPGFPTIVMLLLAGLSLYIAYILSRREWRAGKEHENDVARGELEERNPEMAPVVPLDTLSLELGYSLIPLVDKEQGAELLERITRIRREAAMDLGLVASPIRITDNMRLESHEYRIKIKGSEVGRGKLRLDQYLAMNTGGVIDVVPGDPTKDPAFGIDALWITDEYRDKAERYGYTVVDSPSILATHLTEVIQSNAASLLGRQETQNILDELRKKYPAVVDAINSIQGFNTASLQKILQMLLGERVSIRDIVTILETISDYAAVSTDVNFLGEKVRIALSRQITNQYVDDDRILRVITIEPSLEAMIMEANYVSSGSSLKSTMSIEQHRAWINALLNTVQAVRNEGYYPIILCASAEARPFVKASALKADPSLTVLASLEITSDVQLEVLGEVRLN